In a single window of the Chondrocystis sp. NIES-4102 genome:
- a CDS encoding acetylglutamate kinase: MINDSEYFQEAAATRVRILSEALPYIQKFTNRTIVIKYGGAAMKEDFLKAKVIRDIVFLSCIGVRPVVIHGGGPEINSWLQKLSIEPIFRDGLRVTDAATMDVVEMVLTGRVNKELVSLINRAGALAVGLCGKDGNLFEARPVGKEGVGFVGEVTSVNTGLIESLVNNGYVPVISSVGADENGQAYNINADTVAGEIAAALQAEKLILLTDTSGILYDYHDPATLIKKLDIQKARNLIEQGIVSGGMIPKVECCVRSLAQGVRAAHILDGRLPHSLLLEILTDEGIGSMIVASEFMQ; the protein is encoded by the coding sequence ATGATTAACGACAGCGAATATTTCCAAGAAGCAGCAGCAACCCGTGTACGGATTTTAAGTGAGGCTTTACCTTACATTCAAAAATTTACCAACCGTACCATCGTCATTAAATATGGTGGTGCAGCTATGAAAGAAGATTTTCTCAAAGCTAAGGTAATTAGAGATATAGTCTTTCTTTCCTGTATAGGTGTACGTCCTGTAGTTATACATGGCGGTGGCCCTGAAATCAATAGTTGGTTACAAAAACTGAGTATTGAACCGATCTTTCGTGATGGTTTGCGTGTGACTGACGCAGCTACGATGGATGTGGTGGAAATGGTCTTAACAGGTAGAGTTAATAAGGAGTTGGTATCTTTAATTAACCGTGCAGGAGCTTTAGCAGTAGGTTTATGTGGTAAAGATGGTAATCTCTTTGAAGCCCGTCCTGTAGGTAAAGAAGGGGTGGGATTTGTGGGTGAAGTGACTAGTGTTAATACTGGTTTGATTGAATCTTTAGTTAATAATGGTTATGTACCTGTGATTTCTAGTGTGGGCGCGGATGAGAATGGACAGGCTTATAATATTAATGCAGACACTGTAGCAGGCGAAATTGCAGCAGCACTACAGGCAGAAAAACTAATATTATTAACCGATACTTCTGGGATTTTATACGATTATCATGATCCAGCCACTCTAATTAAAAAGTTGGATATTCAAAAGGCGAGAAATTTAATTGAGCAAGGTATTGTTTCTGGGGGGATGATTCCCAAGGTTGAATGTTGTGTGCGATCGCTAGCTCAGGGAGTTCGTGCAGCCCATATTTTAGATGGTCGTTTGCCCCATTCCCTTTTATTGGAGATTTTAACCGATGAAGGTATAGGTTCAATGATCGTTGCTTCGGAATTTATGCAATAA
- a CDS encoding transposase IS200-like protein: MRNDFVSSARSVSDLKAHLVLTTKYRKKVLTGEMISRLRDVITELCEKWDCKVIEFNGEDNHIHLLFQYYPQMELPKFIGNIKSVTSRRLRQEFPEEINKIYWKKVFWNESYFIASCGGVTISVLKNYIENQNTPS, encoded by the coding sequence ATGAGGAATGATTTTGTTTCTAGTGCCAGGTCTGTATCTGATTTAAAAGCTCATTTAGTTTTGACAACCAAGTATAGAAAAAAGGTTTTAACTGGCGAAATGATTAGCAGATTGAGAGACGTGATAACTGAATTGTGTGAAAAATGGGATTGCAAAGTGATTGAGTTCAATGGAGAAGACAATCATATACATTTGTTATTTCAGTACTACCCACAAATGGAACTACCCAAATTCATAGGCAATATTAAATCAGTTACCAGCAGGAGATTGAGACAAGAATTTCCAGAAGAAATAAACAAAATTTATTGGAAAAAAGTATTTTGGAATGAGTCTTACTTTATAGCTTCTTGTGGTGGAGTTACAATATCTGTATTAAAAAATTATATCGAGAATCAAAATACGCCAAGCTAG
- a CDS encoding transposase — protein MIYNYQYRLKPTTEHKLVLNDWLRICQYWYNRQLGERFDWWEQNRSYIDRCLLVCHLPELKDKPEFYGQKKQLPVIKQDLVIVGWSGELLDFNSVPSQTLQEVCKRVKLAFERFIAGDSKGKRSGKPRYKNTARFRSIVFDSFKLHSCSVGGKWLYLSLPKIGIINVRHHRPLPNGAVLKQAQIIKKSDGWYINLRLQDDSVPDFKSNITPSWNNSLGMDAVLHEDDYLATSEGVKLPSLKSFRSSRDKLAKVSKRKSTKKKGSKSRRKLAKREAKLHSSIARARKDHAYNTAHALLKTGKKVFFHEKLNLVGLSRRNKAKTDTNGKFLPNGQSAKSGLNKSWADAAFGQFFNILKFKAEKAGALVIPVNPQYTSMLLPYKDEFVFTDCGIREYWDEELNLLIDRDVSASINVKRVGLDLFPTIKRCKGNPVVIASTTNSTLKEVLSTLRGLEKPALYSKS, from the coding sequence TTGATTTACAATTATCAGTACCGACTAAAGCCCACTACAGAACACAAGCTAGTACTCAATGACTGGCTTCGGATTTGTCAGTATTGGTATAATCGACAGCTTGGCGAGCGGTTTGACTGGTGGGAACAAAATCGTAGCTACATTGATAGATGTCTTTTGGTATGTCATTTGCCTGAACTCAAGGACAAACCTGAGTTTTACGGACAGAAAAAGCAGTTACCCGTAATCAAACAAGATTTGGTTATTGTAGGCTGGAGTGGTGAATTGCTAGATTTTAACTCTGTGCCATCTCAAACACTACAAGAGGTGTGCAAAAGAGTCAAACTAGCTTTTGAGCGGTTCATTGCTGGTGATTCAAAAGGAAAGCGTAGTGGAAAACCAAGATATAAAAACACTGCTCGTTTTAGGTCAATAGTGTTTGACTCCTTCAAACTACATTCTTGTTCTGTTGGAGGCAAATGGCTTTATTTATCATTACCTAAAATTGGCATAATCAATGTGCGCCATCATCGTCCACTGCCTAATGGTGCAGTATTAAAGCAAGCACAGATAATCAAAAAAAGTGACGGATGGTATATTAATCTACGGCTTCAAGATGATTCTGTACCTGACTTCAAATCAAATATTACTCCCAGTTGGAATAATTCCTTGGGGATGGATGCAGTACTGCATGAAGATGATTATCTGGCTACCAGCGAAGGTGTTAAATTGCCTAGCCTTAAGTCTTTTCGCTCCTCACGAGACAAGCTAGCCAAGGTATCAAAACGCAAATCTACCAAAAAGAAAGGTAGTAAATCAAGACGAAAACTAGCAAAACGGGAAGCAAAACTTCACTCCTCAATAGCTAGAGCTAGAAAAGATCACGCTTACAATACTGCCCACGCGCTACTGAAAACGGGCAAAAAAGTTTTCTTTCATGAAAAGCTCAATCTTGTTGGGTTGAGTCGAAGGAATAAAGCAAAAACTGATACTAATGGTAAATTTTTACCTAATGGGCAGTCGGCGAAATCAGGATTAAATAAGTCTTGGGCTGATGCTGCTTTTGGTCAGTTTTTCAACATACTGAAGTTCAAAGCTGAAAAAGCTGGGGCTTTGGTAATACCTGTAAATCCACAATACACCTCAATGTTGTTGCCGTACAAAGATGAGTTTGTCTTTACTGATTGCGGTATTCGGGAGTATTGGGATGAAGAATTAAACCTTTTGATTGATAGAGACGTTTCAGCCTCTATCAATGTCAAGAGAGTGGGGCTGGACTTGTTCCCCACTATAAAACGCTGTAAAGGGAATCCAGTAGTGATTGCATCTACTACTAATAGTACCTTAAAGGAAGTTCTCTCTACCCTCCGAGGTTTGGAGAAGCCAGCGTTATACTCGAAGAGTTAA
- a CDS encoding hemolysin-type calcium-binding region → MEDYTPDLKTWFSNDTNSLKSCTLLIYGCNVASGDAGEEFITKLQQLTGANIAASTSLTGNATQGGNWKLEFTTNSEIDLDLVIDEKTQLTYQGVLADLTVTTTNDEDDGSDAGTGLSLREAIALANQSEGEDTIAFDSNLSGGTIALTQTEPGPRGFPFNDDFDITGSVNIVGLGADNLTIDGSNGGNGIFEITGENTNVSIEGLTITNGSDARFFFNDAGVGGAIRFSGDNLTLKDSVITNSFADYGGAIFSSGQVDIIGSTITNNTGSGVSTPSGVIDANSLYITNSTISDNRDRGIFADEVNITNSTITNNNNDNSSEGSESIASEILATNGGTITSSIIAGNNQDQNNNDGEQIPDLSGEFTSGGNNLISDGEGASGFVNGENGDLVGTTDNPIDPKLGELQDNGGSTLTQELLANSPAIDAGSNPNNLATDQRGEGFDRTVGDGTDIGAYEVQDDGTDGNPHPCGNATSGDDTLTGTSGNDTINGLEGNDFLSGGDGNDTLLGGHGYDTLCGGNGNDVFALQPGQGTDVILDFTDGSDLFGLTNKLCFGNLNIVNNYCGNGAIIQDGRDNNNVLAIVENIDAASLTQEDFITL, encoded by the coding sequence TTGGAGGATTACACTCCTGATTTAAAAACTTGGTTTTCTAATGATACTAATTCTTTAAAGTCTTGCACCCTATTAATTTATGGTTGTAATGTCGCTTCAGGAGATGCTGGAGAAGAATTTATTACTAAACTACAACAACTAACAGGGGCAAACATAGCTGCATCTACTAGTTTGACGGGAAATGCAACTCAAGGAGGTAATTGGAAATTAGAATTTACTACAAATTCAGAAATAGATCTAGATTTGGTAATTGACGAAAAAACTCAACTTACTTATCAGGGAGTCCTTGCAGACTTGACTGTCACTACTACCAATGATGAAGATGATGGCAGTGACGCTGGTACAGGCTTATCTTTGAGAGAAGCGATCGCACTTGCTAATCAAAGTGAAGGCGAAGATACAATTGCCTTTGACTCTAACCTCAGTGGCGGAACAATTGCTCTAACCCAAACTGAACCAGGGCCGAGAGGCTTTCCCTTTAACGACGACTTCGATATTACTGGATCTGTCAATATTGTTGGTTTGGGTGCAGACAACTTAACCATTGATGGAAGTAATGGTGGCAACGGTATTTTTGAGATCACAGGAGAAAATACAAATGTCAGCATCGAGGGACTAACTATTACCAATGGTAGTGACGCACGCTTCTTTTTCAATGATGCAGGTGTAGGAGGCGCAATTAGATTTTCAGGAGATAATCTGACTCTAAAAGATTCTGTAATCACCAATAGTTTTGCAGATTATGGAGGTGCAATTTTTAGTTCGGGTCAGGTTGATATTATTGGCAGCACAATTACTAATAACACGGGTTCTGGTGTTTCTACTCCAAGCGGAGTTATAGATGCCAACAGCCTATATATTACCAACAGTACTATTAGCGACAATCGCGATCGTGGTATTTTTGCAGACGAGGTAAATATTACCAACAGCACGATCACCAATAATAATAATGATAATTCTAGTGAGGGTTCTGAAAGTATTGCTAGTGAGATATTAGCCACTAACGGAGGAACTATTACCAGTAGTATTATCGCTGGAAATAATCAAGACCAGAACAATAACGACGGTGAGCAAATTCCAGACTTGAGCGGAGAATTTACCAGTGGTGGTAATAATCTAATCAGTGATGGTGAAGGTGCAAGTGGTTTTGTTAATGGTGAAAACGGCGATCTTGTCGGCACAACTGATAATCCTATCGACCCCAAACTAGGGGAATTGCAAGATAATGGTGGTTCAACTCTTACTCAAGAACTTCTAGCAAATAGTCCTGCGATTGATGCTGGCAGTAATCCTAATAACCTGGCAACAGATCAACGAGGTGAAGGATTTGATCGCACTGTAGGTGATGGCACAGATATTGGTGCTTATGAAGTTCAAGATGATGGTACTGATGGTAATCCTCATCCTTGCGGAAATGCTACTTCGGGAGATGATACTCTCACAGGTACTTCTGGTAACGATACCATTAATGGACTAGAGGGTAATGATTTTTTAAGTGGCGGAGACGGTAACGACACTCTTTTAGGAGGACATGGTTATGATACCCTCTGTGGTGGCAATGGTAATGACGTATTTGCTTTGCAACCAGGTCAAGGAACAGATGTAATCCTTGATTTCACTGACGGAAGCGATTTATTTGGCTTAACCAATAAACTTTGTTTTGGCAATTTAAATATTGTTAACAACTATTGTGGAAATGGTGCAATCATTCAAGATGGTCGGGATAATAACAATGTTTTAGCCATAGTTGAAAATATTGATGCAGCAAGTCTGACTCAAGAGGATTTTATTACTCTTTAG
- a CDS encoding prephenate dehydrogenase, with translation MKIGIIGLGLIGGSLGIDLRTQGHEILGVSRHLHTCTVALERGIVDQASTNLESLQAAEVIIVCTPINAIAPTIKQLIPYLNQDTLITDVGSVKLPVVQECSQLWDNFVGGHPMAGKADSGIDAASANLFTGTAYVFTPTEQTQAENIAKLRAIATDLNAIPCICDPQVHDRAVSWISHLPVMVSASLIKACLEEESNTLKLAQILASSGFRDTSRVGGGNPELGVMMAKYNRQELLRSLYNYRDNLDEVINLIEGEKWQDLEEILRSNGEARSKFLN, from the coding sequence ATGAAAATTGGGATTATTGGTTTAGGTTTAATTGGTGGGTCTTTAGGTATAGATTTACGCACCCAAGGACATGAAATTTTGGGGGTATCTCGTCACCTTCATACTTGTACAGTCGCCTTAGAAAGAGGCATAGTAGATCAAGCTAGTACTAACTTAGAAAGTCTTCAAGCAGCAGAAGTAATTATTGTCTGTACTCCCATAAACGCGATCGCACCAACTATTAAACAATTAATTCCCTATCTTAATCAGGATACTTTGATCACCGATGTCGGTTCAGTAAAATTACCTGTGGTGCAGGAATGTTCGCAATTATGGGATAATTTTGTAGGTGGTCATCCTATGGCGGGTAAGGCTGATAGTGGTATTGATGCAGCATCCGCTAATTTATTTACTGGTACAGCTTATGTTTTTACTCCCACCGAACAAACCCAAGCTGAAAATATAGCCAAATTAAGAGCGATCGCCACTGATTTAAATGCTATTCCCTGTATCTGCGATCCTCAAGTTCACGATCGCGCCGTTAGTTGGATTTCTCATTTACCTGTGATGGTTAGTGCTAGTCTAATTAAAGCCTGTTTGGAGGAAGAATCAAATACACTCAAGTTAGCGCAAATTTTAGCAAGTTCAGGATTTCGTGATACAAGTCGCGTTGGGGGAGGTAATCCTGAATTGGGAGTTATGATGGCAAAATATAATCGACAGGAATTACTGCGATCGCTTTATAATTATCGCGATAATTTGGATGAAGTTATTAATTTGATTGAAGGGGAAAAATGGCAAGATTTAGAAGAGATTTTAAGGAGTAATGGAGAAGCTAGATCAAAGTTTTTGAATTAA
- the pntA gene encoding NAD(P) transhydrogenase subunit alpha has translation MTATVDQKLENNNQIENSKGSPRKIGIPQEIYPQECRVAATPDTVKKLQKLGFEILVQSGAGAAANFSDQAYQDADCRIVPDAQTLWTEADLILKVRAPENSEIEVMPEGKTIVSFIWPAQNEELLNKLAERKATVIAMDAVPRISRAQKMDALSSMANIAGYRAVIEAANNFGRFFTGQITAAGKVPPAKVLVIGAGVAGLAAIGAARSLGAVVRAFDTRPVVKEQVESLGAEFLELEFEEDGTGSGGYAKTMSKEFIDAEMALFREQAEEVDIIITTALIPGRPAPKLILTDMVEMMKEGSVIVDLAAEQGGNCEVTRPNEVYKYNGVTIIGLTDLPSRMAAQSSQLYGTNLWHLLKDMGGAEEYKVDYEDQVVRGALIIHEGKVTWPPPKIENPSPTPPPKPKAAVKTTETTEEKKSSGMLWLIVAGLALLGVGIGAPTSFLSHFTVFVLACFIGYQVIWNVTPALHTPLMSVTNAISGIIILGGMLQISGEITSAPVILGAIAILIGTINISGGFLVTQRMLKMFQK, from the coding sequence ATGACTGCAACCGTTGATCAAAAGTTAGAAAACAACAATCAAATAGAAAATAGTAAGGGTAGCCCTCGTAAAATCGGCATCCCACAAGAAATTTATCCCCAAGAATGCCGTGTAGCAGCAACCCCCGATACAGTTAAAAAGTTACAAAAACTAGGATTTGAAATCTTAGTTCAGTCTGGCGCAGGAGCAGCAGCCAACTTTAGCGATCAAGCTTATCAAGATGCTGATTGTCGCATTGTTCCTGATGCACAGACACTATGGACAGAAGCAGATCTGATTTTAAAAGTACGCGCTCCTGAAAACTCAGAAATCGAAGTCATGCCCGAAGGTAAGACTATCGTAAGCTTTATTTGGCCTGCACAAAATGAAGAATTATTAAATAAGCTAGCAGAGCGTAAGGCAACAGTAATCGCAATGGATGCTGTACCTAGAATTAGTCGCGCTCAAAAAATGGATGCCCTATCTTCGATGGCAAATATTGCGGGATATCGAGCAGTAATTGAAGCTGCCAATAACTTTGGTCGTTTCTTTACAGGTCAAATTACCGCAGCAGGAAAAGTTCCCCCAGCCAAAGTATTAGTTATAGGTGCAGGGGTAGCAGGTTTAGCAGCCATTGGTGCAGCCAGAAGCTTAGGTGCTGTAGTAAGAGCCTTTGATACTCGTCCTGTGGTAAAAGAACAGGTAGAAAGTTTGGGTGCAGAATTCCTAGAATTAGAGTTTGAGGAAGATGGTACTGGATCTGGTGGTTATGCCAAAACCATGAGTAAAGAATTTATCGACGCAGAAATGGCACTGTTTAGAGAACAAGCCGAAGAAGTCGATATTATTATTACCACAGCACTTATTCCAGGTAGACCTGCACCTAAATTAATCTTGACAGATATGGTTGAGATGATGAAGGAAGGTTCAGTCATCGTCGATTTAGCAGCCGAACAAGGTGGTAATTGCGAAGTTACTAGACCCAATGAAGTATATAAATATAATGGTGTAACTATTATCGGGTTAACAGATTTACCTAGTCGCATGGCTGCTCAGTCAAGTCAACTATACGGTACAAATCTCTGGCACTTACTCAAAGATATGGGTGGGGCTGAAGAATATAAAGTTGACTATGAAGATCAAGTAGTGCGTGGTGCTTTAATTATCCATGAAGGAAAAGTAACTTGGCCACCGCCAAAAATCGAAAATCCATCTCCCACACCTCCTCCCAAGCCCAAAGCTGCGGTAAAAACTACTGAAACTACCGAAGAGAAAAAATCTAGTGGGATGCTGTGGCTAATTGTAGCTGGTTTGGCTCTACTGGGAGTGGGTATTGGTGCGCCAACTTCGTTCTTATCTCACTTCACTGTTTTTGTACTCGCTTGCTTCATTGGGTATCAAGTAATTTGGAACGTTACCCCAGCCTTACATACACCTTTAATGAGTGTTACCAATGCCATTAGTGGAATCATTATCTTGGGTGGGATGTTGCAGATTTCAGGAGAAATAACTTCTGCCCCTGTAATTTTAGGTGCGATCGCAATTTTAATCGGCACAATTAACATCTCTGGTGGCTTCCTCGTTACCCAACGGATGCTCAAAATGTTCCAGAAATAA
- the pntB gene encoding NAD(P) transhydrogenase beta subunit, whose protein sequence is MTNNLVAVAYIAASALFILSLGGLSNQETARRGNLFGIIGMAIALVATALSAQVNGYGVLMAAIIPGAIIGSILASRVAMTSMPELVAILHSFVGLAAVLVGYATYLQPENSLTGVEATIHELEIFIGIFIGAVTFTGSVVAFGKLNGSVGSKPLMLPARHLINISLLVGSVFLGVQFMQTANGLQPLLIMTGLAGILGFLLVMGIGGADMPVVISMLNSYSGWAAAAAGFMLSNDVLIVTGALVGSSGAILSYIMCEAMNRSFISVILGGFGEGSTSSAPTGEAQPMGEATATNVEEVVELLNEAKNVVIVPGYGMAVAQAQHAVSDITKILRKRGKQVRFGIHPVAGRMPGHMNVLLAEANVPYDIVLEMEEINDDFSDTDMVLVIGANDTVNPSALDDPNSPIAGMPVMEVWHAQNVVVLKRSLGIGYAGVDNPLFYMDNNLMLFGDAKANISALLNELSKTEKELVTA, encoded by the coding sequence ATGACAAATAATCTTGTGGCGGTTGCTTATATTGCAGCTAGTGCCTTATTTATCCTCAGCCTGGGAGGACTATCAAACCAGGAAACTGCTCGTCGAGGCAATCTATTTGGTATCATCGGTATGGCGATCGCTTTGGTTGCTACTGCCCTAAGTGCGCAAGTCAACGGTTACGGAGTTTTGATGGCTGCGATCATTCCTGGAGCAATCATCGGCTCAATTTTGGCTTCTAGAGTGGCTATGACTTCTATGCCAGAATTGGTGGCTATTCTCCATAGTTTTGTGGGTTTGGCTGCGGTATTAGTTGGGTATGCTACTTATCTACAACCCGAAAACTCCCTAACTGGAGTAGAAGCAACTATCCATGAACTAGAAATCTTTATCGGGATCTTTATTGGTGCTGTTACCTTTACAGGTTCAGTAGTAGCCTTTGGCAAACTAAATGGTTCAGTTGGTAGCAAACCCTTAATGTTACCAGCCCGTCACTTAATTAATATTTCCCTCTTAGTGGGTTCAGTATTTTTAGGTGTTCAGTTTATGCAAACAGCTAACGGTTTACAACCATTGTTAATTATGACTGGGTTAGCTGGTATCCTAGGTTTTCTACTAGTAATGGGTATTGGTGGGGCGGATATGCCTGTGGTTATCTCCATGCTCAATAGCTATTCAGGCTGGGCTGCTGCTGCTGCTGGGTTTATGCTTTCTAACGATGTACTAATTGTTACTGGTGCGTTGGTTGGAAGTAGTGGGGCGATCCTTAGCTACATCATGTGTGAAGCAATGAACCGTTCTTTTATCAGTGTAATCTTAGGTGGTTTTGGTGAAGGTTCTACTAGTTCTGCACCTACTGGGGAAGCCCAACCAATGGGTGAAGCGACAGCAACTAATGTAGAAGAAGTAGTTGAATTACTCAACGAAGCTAAAAATGTCGTTATTGTACCTGGTTACGGTATGGCAGTAGCACAAGCTCAACACGCTGTTTCCGATATTACCAAAATTCTCCGCAAACGCGGTAAACAAGTTCGCTTTGGTATTCATCCCGTAGCAGGTAGAATGCCAGGACATATGAACGTACTACTAGCAGAAGCTAATGTACCCTACGACATTGTATTAGAGATGGAAGAAATCAATGATGATTTTTCTGATACTGATATGGTGTTGGTAATTGGTGCAAATGACACGGTTAATCCTAGTGCCTTAGATGATCCTAATAGTCCTATTGCAGGTATGCCCGTAATGGAAGTTTGGCACGCTCAGAATGTAGTGGTGTTAAAGCGTAGTTTGGGTATTGGGTATGCAGGTGTGGATAATCCTTTGTTCTATATGGATAATAACTTGATGTTATTTGGTGATGCCAAAGCTAATATTAGTGCGTTATTAAATGAGTTATCTAAGACTGAGAAGGAATTAGTTACTGCTTAG
- the acsA gene encoding acetate--CoA ligase, giving the protein MSEVTIESILQEKRVFLPPAEFSAQATIKNMEEYKQLYTQAANDPSEFWAKLAEKELHWFKNWDNILDWQPPFAKWFVNGKINITYNCLDRHLEGDRRDKPALIWEGEPGDSKTLTYAQLHQEVCQMANVIKQLGVKKGDRVGIYMPMIPEAAIAMLACARIGAAHSVVFGGFSAEALKARLQDAEAKLVITADGGWRKDKIVPLKDAVDQAISADVPTVQNVLVVQRTKQDIPMQPGRDHWWHELQANASTDCPPEEMDSEDLLFILYTSGTTGKPKGVVHTTGGYNLYTHMTFKWTFDIKDDDIYWCTADVGWITGHSYIVYGPLSNGATTLMYEGAPRPSNPGCFWDVIEKYKVTIFYTAPTAIRAFIKMGDEHPKRRDLSSLRLLGTVGEPINPEAWVWYYRVIGGEKCPIVDTWWQTETGGFMLTPLPGATPTKPGSATLPFPGIIADIVDLEGNPAGTNEGGYLVIKHPWPSMMRTVYKDDDRFRRTYWEHIPPKDGKYFYFAGDGARKDEDGYFWVMGRVDDVMNISGHRLGTMEVESALVSHPAVAEAAVVSRPDELKGEDVYAFVTLEGSYTPSEELKTELKQHVVQEIGALARPGEIQFTDALPKTRSGKIIRRFLRNLAAGEELVGDISTMEDLSVLDKLRQG; this is encoded by the coding sequence ATGTCAGAAGTAACTATAGAATCGATTTTACAAGAGAAAAGAGTATTTTTACCCCCTGCCGAATTTTCCGCTCAAGCTACCATTAAAAATATGGAAGAGTATAAACAACTTTATACTCAAGCAGCAAATGATCCGAGTGAATTTTGGGCAAAACTGGCAGAAAAAGAACTACATTGGTTTAAAAATTGGGATAATATCCTAGATTGGCAACCTCCTTTCGCTAAATGGTTTGTTAATGGCAAGATTAATATTACCTATAACTGTTTAGATAGACATCTAGAGGGCGATCGCCGAGATAAACCTGCGCTAATTTGGGAAGGAGAACCAGGAGACTCCAAAACCTTAACCTATGCACAATTGCATCAAGAAGTTTGTCAAATGGCAAATGTAATTAAGCAATTAGGCGTAAAAAAAGGCGATCGCGTGGGGATTTATATGCCAATGATTCCCGAAGCTGCGATCGCTATGTTAGCCTGTGCCAGAATTGGTGCAGCCCACAGTGTAGTTTTTGGGGGGTTTAGTGCGGAAGCTTTAAAAGCTCGTCTTCAGGATGCCGAGGCGAAGTTGGTAATTACTGCTGATGGTGGTTGGCGCAAAGATAAAATTGTTCCTCTCAAAGATGCCGTTGATCAGGCGATCTCTGCTGATGTTCCTACTGTGCAAAACGTTTTAGTTGTACAGCGTACTAAACAAGATATCCCGATGCAGCCAGGGCGCGATCATTGGTGGCATGAATTACAAGCAAATGCCTCAACTGATTGTCCACCCGAAGAAATGGACAGCGAAGATTTATTATTTATTCTTTATACCAGTGGTACTACAGGCAAGCCCAAAGGTGTAGTTCATACTACGGGAGGCTACAACCTATACACCCACATGACCTTTAAATGGACATTTGATATTAAAGACGATGATATCTATTGGTGTACTGCCGATGTAGGTTGGATTACAGGACATAGTTACATTGTCTATGGGCCTCTTTCCAATGGGGCAACTACACTTATGTATGAGGGTGCGCCCCGTCCTTCTAACCCTGGTTGTTTTTGGGATGTTATCGAAAAATATAAAGTAACCATCTTTTATACCGCCCCAACAGCTATTAGAGCCTTTATTAAAATGGGTGATGAACATCCAAAGCGTCGCGATCTCTCCTCATTGCGTCTATTGGGTACTGTGGGTGAACCAATTAATCCTGAAGCCTGGGTGTGGTATTACCGTGTCATTGGGGGCGAAAAATGTCCGATCGTCGATACTTGGTGGCAAACCGAAACGGGAGGCTTTATGCTTACCCCATTACCAGGGGCAACTCCCACAAAACCAGGATCAGCAACCTTACCTTTCCCTGGAATTATTGCTGATATAGTCGATTTAGAAGGGAATCCTGCTGGCACTAACGAGGGCGGTTATTTAGTCATCAAACATCCCTGGCCAAGTATGATGCGTACAGTATATAAAGATGACGATCGCTTCCGTCGTACCTATTGGGAACATATTCCCCCCAAAGATGGTAAATACTTTTACTTTGCAGGTGATGGCGCACGTAAGGATGAAGATGGCTATTTCTGGGTAATGGGTAGAGTAGACGATGTAATGAATATTTCAGGACACCGTTTAGGCACAATGGAGGTAGAATCAGCCCTAGTTTCCCATCCTGCGGTAGCTGAAGCTGCGGTAGTTTCTCGCCCCGATGAATTAAAAGGTGAAGATGTCTATGCTTTTGTCACCTTAGAAGGTAGTTATACCCCCAGTGAAGAATTAAAAACAGAATTAAAACAGCACGTAGTCCAAGAAATTGGCGCGCTCGCTCGCCCAGGAGAAATTCAGTTTACTGATGCTTTACCCAAAACCCGTTCAGGTAAAATTATTCGGCGTTTTTTAAGGAATTTGGCAGCAGGGGAGGAATTAGTCGGGGATATTTCGACTATGGAAGACTTGAGTGTTTTAGATAAATTGCGTCAAGGGTAA